The following proteins are encoded in a genomic region of Ostrea edulis chromosome 7, xbOstEdul1.1, whole genome shotgun sequence:
- the LOC125653287 gene encoding ADP-ribosylation factor-like protein 8A encodes MLAFFQRILDWFKSLFWKEEMELTLVGLQYSGKTTFVNVIASGQFSEDMIPTVGFNMRKITKGNVTIKLWDIGGQPRFRTMWERYCRGVNAIVYMVDAADHDKVEPSKNELHHLLDKPQLQGIPVLVLGNKRDLPGALDEKELIERMNLSAIQDREICCYSISCKEKENIDITLQWLIQHSKSGR; translated from the exons ATGTTGGCcttttttcaaagaattttagACTGGTTCAAGAGTTTATTTTGGAAGGAAGAGATGGAACTGACGTTGGTTGGCCTCCAATATTCAGGGAAGACGACATTCGTTAATGTCATAGCA TCTGGACAGTTCAGTGAAGATATGATTCCGACTGTAGGCTTCAACATGAGGAAGATTACAAAAGGAAATGTCACAATAAAG CTGTGGGATATTGGTGGTCAACCAAGATTTAGAACGATGTGGGAGAGATACTGCCGAGGTGTTAATGCTATTGT GTACATGGTAGATGCTGCAGATCATGATAAGGTAGAACCGTCAAAGAATGAGCTTCACCATCTCCTAGACAAACCACAGCTCCAAGGTATTCCAGTGCTGGTGCTGGGCAACAAAAGGGATTTACCCGGGGCTCTAGACGAAAAGGAATTAATAGAGAGAAT GAATCTGTCAGCCATTCAGGACAGAGAAATATGTTGTTATTCTATATCCTGTAAGGAAAAAGAGAATATTG ATATTACACTACAATGGCTAATACAGCATTCAAAGTCTGGACGATAA